The following nucleotide sequence is from Synechococcus sp. CBW1004.
CGTTCAGCCTCCCCCACTGGCCAGTCCGATCGCCCGTGACAGCGTCAGCGCGACCAGATCGAGCATGACGACGCCATGCACCAGAAACAGAGTCTTCATCAGTCGTGTGGCGGCGGTGGCGCCACTGGGCTCGAACGAGAGCAAAGTGATGCCGGCCATGTAGAAGTAATCGAAGCGATCGACCGTGCTTTCCGCATCCTGGAAGCGGATGTGCGTGCGGCCGCAGCGCCGCGCGCCGCTGTCGAGGCGCCAGTAGAGCCAGCCGAAGGCGATCGTGATCACCGGCAGGAACAGCACCAGCTGGGTGAGCAGCAGGCCACCGGCGCCCATCGGGGCCAGCAGCAGCAGGTTCAGGATCAGGAACTGGGCGGTGCAGCGCAGCAGCAACAGCCCGCCGAACAGGTCTTCGAACCAGCGCGTGGGCTGGCCGCGGATCTGTCGCACCAGCACCAGCGCGAGCGCTGCCACCACCGCCAGGCGCACGGGGAGATGGTGGATGGTGAGCGATTCGAAGAGGCGATGCAGGATTGCGGCCGTCTGGCGAATCGTGGGATCGCTGATCTGGGCGAGGCCGTCATCGAGGTTGCTGAGGAACAGCCCCGCCGACAGATGGCCGGCTGCCAGAAGCAGCAAGGTGGCGCAGCGGGAGAAGCCGCGGCGCATGCGGTCCATTGCCGTTGCCGCGTTGTTCATGGCCAGCGCCGCTGACGGCAGACCGACACGGTGCCGTCGAAGCCGGCGATCGGGGCATGGCATTTGCGCAGCTCCAGCCGGATCGGGATGGGGCCGTATAGCCCTTCCAGGGTAGTCAGAACGCGATCGCTGAAGTGCTCCAGCGTCTGGCAGACGAGCGTTCGGCTCAGCTGGCGCAGGGCCTCGATCGCCGTCACGTAGTCGTAGCTGGTGCTGAGATCATCCCCGGCGGCGGCCTGGCTCAGATCGCCCCCCAGCCAGAACTCGAGCTCGAACCACTGGCCCAGGAGCCGTTCATGGTCCAGCACCCCCACATGGGCCCAGAGGCGCAGGCCCTGCACGTGGATGGCATCGCAGGGGGCGGCGGCGCTGCCCATGGCCGTCACAGCGGCAGCGCCCGGTGCGTGAACCGTCGCTCACCGCTGGCGTAGTCGGCGGCGATGTGGCCCTCGCCGCGCAGGCGGTAGCGGTAGGTGACGAGGCCCTCGAGGCCCACCGGGCCCCGTGGCGGCAGGGTCTGGGTGCTGATGCCCACCTCGGCGCCGAAGCCGTAGCGGAAGCCGTCGGCGAAGCGGGTGCTGCAGTTGAGATACACGCCGGCGCTGTCCACCGCCGCCAGGAAACGCTCCGCTGCCTGCTCGTCGGTGGTGCAGATCGCGTCGGTGTGGCGAGAGCCGTAGCGGCCGATGTGGGCGAGCGCCGCCTCCAGGTCGTCGACCACCTTCACACTCAGGATCAGATCGGAGTATTCGGTGCTCCAGTCCTCCTCCGCGGCCGGGTGGGGAACGCCCAGGGCGCAGGCCTCGGCGTCGCCGCGCAGCTCCACTCCTGCGGCCGCGAAGGCGGCAATCGCCTCGCGAAGAAAGGCCGGTGCGATGCTGCGGTGCAGCAGCAGCGTCTCAATCGCGTTGCAGGCGGCCGGGTACTGGGTCTTGCTGTCGATCGCGATGCGCAGCGCCTGCGGCAGGTCGGCGGCCGCATCCACATACAAGTGGCAGATGCCGTCGGCGTGGCCGAGCACCGGGATGCGGGTGTTGTCCTGGATGAAGCGCACCAGGGCGTTGGAGCCGCGCGGAATGATCAGATCCACCAGCCCGTCGAGCTTGAGCAGCGCCAGGCTCTCCTGACGGCTGGTGAGCAGCTCCAGGCAGCTGGGATCCACGGCCGTGCCCTCCAGGCCCCGCTTCAGAGCGTTCAGGATCGCGGCGCAGCTGCGGCTGGCCTCGCGGCCCCCCTTGAGCAGCGCGCCATTGCCGGAGCGGATCGCCAGCGAGGCGATCTGCATCACCGCATCGGGCCGCGCTTCGAAGATCACCCCCAGCACCCCGAGGGGCACGCTCATCCGCTCCAGCACCAGGCCGCTGTCGAGCTCGGTGTGCAGCTGGCGGCGTCCCAGCGGATCCGGAAGAGCCGCCACCTGGCGGACGCCTTCGATCGCTCCGCTGAGCTTGGCGGCATCCAGCTTCAGGCGGGCCACCAGCGCCGGCGCCAGCCCCTCGTCGGCCGCTGCCTGCAGATCCGCGGCATTGGCGGCAAGGATCGCCTCGGCGTCGGCCGCCAGCGCCTCGGCCATCGCCTCCAGGGCGTGGCGGCGCTCGGCGTCACTGCGCTGCCCCAGGTCCATTGCCGCACGCCGCACGGCGGCGGCCCGCTGCAGCAGCTCCGGGGACGGATCGGGCACCGCGGCCACCGGGCTCTCCCCGCTGGCGTCTCCGCTCCGGGCGATGGAGGGGCTGATGGTCGGGCTGGCGGCGGAGGACATGGAGGGTGACGGGGGAGCCTGCTGGCCGAGGCGGAACGGGTGGCGCCGCAGCTGCGGCCGGCTGGGACGAGAGCCCCGGATCGGTCGGGCCGGGGTCGGGGATGGCCCGGGCAGGCCGGAGCCGGTTCATCGCTCCATCATCCCAAGCGCTGCAGCGCCAGGCGGGCGGCCCCCAGCCGACCGGCGCCGTTGCCAAGGGCGCAGGGCCGGATCTCCACTCCCTCGCGCGACACCGCCAGCACCCGCTCCTCCAGCTCGCGGCGCAGGGCCGGCAGGAAATGGTCGAAGGCGGCGCTGAGTCCGCCGCCGATCAGCACCCGCCGTGGCGTCAGCACGTAGATCAGCGAACTCAGGCCGATGCCCAGCAGCTGGCCGTAGCGATCCCACACCGCCTGGGCCTCCGGATCCCCGGCGGCCGCCAGCCGGCTCAGCTCGGGAGGCTCCAGGGGCGAGAGGCGCGCCAGACCGCTGATGCTGCAGTGCTGCTCCAGCGAGCCGCGGTTGCCGCTGCGGCAGGCAGGGCCATCGGGATCGAGGCCGATCAGGCCCAGTTCGCCGGCGGCGCCGCCATGGCCCGTGAACAGCTCCCCGCCCAGGAGGATCGCGCCGCCCACACCGGTGCCGAGGGTGAGCAGGATCGTGTCCTCGCAGCCGCGGGCCGCCCCCCGCCAGGCCTCACCCACCAGGGCGCAGTTGGCGTCGTTCGCCAGGGTGACGCGGCGCTCCAGCCGCGGCTCCAGCCAGTCGGCCAGGGGCACATCCACCCAGCCCGGCAGGTTGATCGAGATGCGGGCGATGCGGGCGGCGGCATCGGTGGGACCCGGCAGGCCGATGCCCACCAGACCGGCGCGCTGATCGGGATCAAGGGCATCAATGGCCTCTGCGATCACCACGCTCACCGCTCCCGGCATGGCCGGCTTCGGCGTCGGCACCTCCGCCTCGGCCAGCAGGGTGCCCAGGCGGTCGAAACGGCCGAGCTTGATGGCGGTGCCGCCCAGATCCACACCGATCAGCTCCGTGGCCCCCTCCGCTTCGGCGACTGCCGCCTGATCCGTGGCGGACGCCTGCACCACAGGTGAGGCAGAGGGCTCGAGCGGGCTGCTCATCGGGCGGCGGCGGGGATCCCAGCGGCAGCATGCCTGCCCGCCCGCCGCCGGGCCTCGGGTCGCTCAGAAGCGCAGGAAGAACTGCAGCACCGATTGCCAGGCGCCCTGGGTGTCGACCGAGACGCCGATGTTCCAGGTGTTCGAGGCCTTGTAGTTGAGGTTGATCTGGGCCGGCACATCGGAGCGGTTGGGAGCCGCCAGCACCGAGGCGTTGAGCCTCTCGGTGATGTCCAGCCCCACCTCCCCGGCCAGCACCAGCTGCGGCGGCACCCGGCCGGAGAAGCGCTCCTGGCCGCTGGCCACCGCCTGGTTCACATACGTCGGGTAGAGCGCCAGACTCACCCGCTGGCCCAGGGCATCGCTGAGCGAGGCCAGCAGCGGCGACAGCAGCGACTGACCCAGCGCCGTGGCCAGCGCCGTGCCCGCCTGTCCCCCCTGCAGGCCGGCCAGGGAATTGCCGCCGATCAGCGCCACGAGCCGCTCCTGGGGCAGGGGCGGCGAGCTGCGCAGGCGCAGGTTGTCGGCGATCCGGTCCGCCGGCCCGCTGACGCTCACCGTGACCAGGATCAGGTTGAGCTGACTGAAGGAGGAGAACCCGCCCCGGCTGTCGCGCTCCCCCGGTCCCGGCAGGACCTGCAGACCCGATTCCCCCAGGCCGCTCGGGGCGAGCGTGGTGAGGTTGTTGGCGATGCGGGTGCGCAGGGCGATGTCCAGATAGGGCACCAGCCCCAGGGATGGCGTGAACACCGCCACGTTCGGGGCGTCGGGATCGAGGCTGAAGGTGGTGGTGAACAGGTTCAGCCTCCCCTTGAGCAGGCGCACCACGCCGGAGGCCCGCAGCGAGGGGTCGAGCCGGCCGCTGATGCGCAGTGCCCCACCGGTGGTGAAGTTGGCGATGTTGGGGATCACCATGCGCAGCTCGGGCCCGAAGGCCAGGCGCAGGTTCTCGAAGCGCAGCCAGGGCAGGTTGGGGATCGCCTCCTGCAGCGAGAGGTTGGTTGTCGACTCGACATCCGGCCCGAGCAGCAGCAGGGGCTGGCGGAAATCCCACTGGCGCTGCAGCAGCTCGTTCATCGAGGTGGGCTGCACCGAGCCACCGCCGCCGCCACCACCGCCACTGCCGGCCCGGCCGCGGTCGGTGGAGCTGCCGCTGGCCGGGGGGGGCGCGGGTTGGGTCGGTGGGGCCTGGGGGGCGGATGCTGGAGCCGCGGAGGTTTCGGCGGATGGTGTCGGGGCGGCTGCCGCCGCGGCGAGGCGGCGTGAACGGCTGCCGGCCTGCTTGGCGGGGGCCATCGCGAGGGCCGCGCTGCCGGCGCCGGGCCCAGGGTTGGCCGCGCTGACGCGGGATGGGCTGGTGCCGGCACGCGGCTGGCCAGGCGCGTCCGGCCCGGCTGGGGTTGCGGGAGCTGCGGGCGTCGCCTGGCCCGCCCGCGTCTCCACCCGCGCGAGCTGGCCGGGCTGGGCGTTGATCACCCCGTGGCTGATGGCCACCCGGCCCCCCAGAACCGGTTCCGCCAGGCTGCCGCCCAGCTCCAGGCGGCCGTTGGCCACGGCCTTGATCCGCTCCAGGCTGAACGGCACCTCCTTGAGCTGCAGCGCCAGGGAGGGGGCGTCCGCCAGGGGGCGGACCAGCCCGAGGCGTCCCTCGCCGCTGAGCTGGCCATGGCGGCCCACCCGCGCCCGCAGCTCCTGCACCAGCAGCTGCTGGAAGTCGAACAGCACGGTGGCTTCCACCCCCTGCAGGGTCTGGCCGATGAAGTCGTATTCCCCCTCGCGGAAGCGCAGGAAGCCGTTGGCGATCGGGTCCAGCAGGCTGCCGCGCACCAGAAGCCGCAGGTCGACGCTGCCCTTGCGCCAGGTGATCGCCCGTCCCACCAGGTCGGTGAGGAAGCGCAGGCCATCGCCGCGGCTGGCGAGGCGCAGCTCCAGCGCGTCGCTGCTGGCCTCCAGGGGCAGCAGGCCGGAGAGATCCACGGTGCTGGAGGCGCCCTCGGCCTGCAGGGCCAGATCCATCTGCAGGCCCTTGTCCTCCAGCTCCAGCAGGCCGCGCTCCAGCCGCAGCCCCCGGCCGGCCAGGGCGGCCTGATCCAGGGACAGTTCGAGTGCCAGCTCCGGCCGTCGCCGGCCCAGGCGGTAGCGCCCGGTCACCGACAGGTAGCCGCGCAGGCTGTCGGGCACCGGCGTCAGCAGCGACAGCAGCGACAGGGTGAGGCCGGAGATCGAGAAGCTGCCGCCGCCGGCGGACAGCGGTCCCTCCAGCCGCACGGTGAAGGGATCGCGCGCCAGGGAGAGATCCCGGTCCTCCTGGCTCAGCCACAGGTGGCCGCGGCCGTCCAGATCGGCGCGGGCCCGGCGCAGATCCGGTCCCTGCAGCACCAGATCGGCATCCACCCGCATCTGCAGCCGTGCCAGCCGCTCGGCCCGGCTGGCGCGCTGCTGCTGCTCCTCCCAGGCCTGCAGGCGCTCCCGCGCCGCGTCGAGCGCCGCGATCTGATCCTGCAGGGTCATGCCAAGGGTGGCGATCGCCTGCTCGCCCAGATCGCCGGCCCGGCCGCGCGAGGGCACGGGGAGGCCCCGCCAGCGATCCCAGGCGCGGGCCATCTCCTGGAAGAGCAGCGACGACAGGCCGCGTGCCTGGAAGCGGGCATGGAAGGGCCCCCGCCACTGGCCGCTGAGCTCGGCGTCGATCGTGCCGCCCGAGAGCGGCTGCACCGTGCCGCGCAGGGCGTACTGCCGGGTGCTGTAGCGCAGGTCGGCGGTGAGCGAGCGGCCCCCCAGGCCGAAGAAGCCGGGTTTCTGCAGCTCCACCCGGCCGTTGAAGGCCAGCGGCTGCAGCCCCAGCTGGCCGCGGCCCGTCAGCAGGCCAGCCAGGGGCTGGGGCGGACGGGCTCCCGTCAGCAGCAGCTCCAGGCCGTGCAGGGGGAGTCCGCTGGCCTGCCAGTGGTAAAGACGCGGCGCGCCATTCAGCGTCAGCGTGCCGCCGTTCCGTTCCAGCTCCACCTGCGTCGGAAGCCAGCGCCGGTCCAGGCGGGCGCTGATCTTCCCGTCCAGACCAGGGTTCAGGGCCTCCAGAAGCAGCAGACCGCCGCCGCCGCCGGTCCCCTGCAGACGGCCGCTCCAGGATTCCTGCAGTCCCAGTGGGCCGGCGGCCGGGTTGCGCACCGCCAGGGACAGATCCGGCACCAGGGCCGAGAGAGGACCGCGCAGGGACCCCCGGGCGTCGAGGCGCCCCTGCAGACGGGTGCCGAGCAGCGGGCCGAGGCTGGCGAGCGGGAAATCGCGCAGATCGACCCAGGCCTCCAGCGCACCGGCCTCCAGGCCGCGACCCTGGTGCGAGCGCAGCGGCAGGGTCGCGCGGGCGCTCAGATGGGCGGCCTCGAGGCGCTGCAGCACCAGCTGGCCGCGGCTCCACTGCAGCGAGGCCTCCAGGGGGCCGACCAGTGGCTGGGCGTGCAGGCGGGTGGCGATCTGCAGCTCCGGCGAGCCCAGGGGGCCGGACAGGCTGAAGCGGCCGGCGATCGGCTGACGGCCCAACCAGTCCGGCAGCCGCTGAAGGGCGGGGAGATCGGCGGGATCCAGCCGCCACCAGCCGGCGAGATCCACTGCGCGGCCGAGGGTTCCCTGGGCCTGCAGCCGCGACGCGCCGGTCTCCAGATCCACCCGGGTGCCGCGCAGCGCTCCCTCCTGCCAGCGGCCCCGCAGCAGCGCCCGCAGATCTCCCACGGGCCGGCCGGCGGAGGCGGGCGGTCGGGCCCTCAGGCGGACCGCCAGGGAGCGGTCCCCGTTCAGCACCGCCGAAACCTGGCCGCCCCAGCGGCCGTAGCGCCAGGGGCTGCTGGCGACGGTGAGCCGGCTGTCGGCGCAGCTCACGGGCAGCCGCTCGCCCTCGATCGGCCCTGTCAGGCCGCTCTGGCGCCAGCGCACACCGCGCACCTGCAACGTGCCGTTGCAACGGAAGCGCCCCTGATCCAGGCCGAGCCGCAGACGCCCGTCGGTACGACCCTCCAGCTTCACGCTGCGCGGCAGCCAGCGCAGCAGGGGTTCCAGCGACAGCTGCTCGGCGACCACGTCGATCCCCCACAGCCGCTGCTTCCAGCTGCCGCCGCCCGTCAGAAGCGCCGAGCCCGCCGTGCCGGGCAGCCAGGTGCGCACCCGGCCGTCGAGACGGCGCTGGCGGGGCAGCACTCCCACCTGGCCCGCCATCTTCAGCCGCAGCGGCGCGGGTTGTGATCCGAGGCCATGGAGGGCCAGATCACCCGGCTTCAGCAGCCGGAAATGCAGTTCAATCGGCGGCGGTTCGCCGCCGGGGGGGAGCTGCCCGAGCACCCACACCTGGCCCTCGCGGTTCGGCCGCAGATCGGCGCGGGCTCCCGTGAGGCTGAAGTCGAGCACCAGCTGACGCCGCTGCCAGCTGGCGAGCGGATTCACCAGCAACCGCAGCGAGCGCACCGCTGCCGTCGAGCCGTCCTGGGGACCGGGCAGAAAGCTGCTGGCCCCCACTCGCAGGCCGTCGGGGCCGATGCCCTGGTAGGGGCCCAGTCGCAGCGGCCGGCCCATGATGCGGCCCACCTGACGCTCCAGGCGCGGGCGCCAGCTCTCGTAGATCCGCTCGAGCAGACGGTCCGAGCCGATGACGAGAGCGGTGAGGCCGGCGAGGCCGGCGCCGGCCAGCGCGGCACGACGCCAGGGCGGAGAGAGGCTGACCGATAGGCGATTTCCGGGCAGCCCTTTCATCTGCCCGGTCGGCTCCTCCTTGCTCGGCCGCAATATAAGGAGCGTCACAAGCCCCCCCGAGCCCGATGTCAGCCGACCCGTTCCTGTTCCTGGCCGGTCAGTGGCTGGGCGCCGCCAGCGGTCTGCTGGCGCTGCTGACGGCGGCGGGGTTCGCTCTGCGCTGGGGCATCCGCTTCCGTCTGGTGGGCGTGACCAGCTTCACGGCTCTGCTGGCGGTCTCCTGTCTGGCCTTCGCGATCAGCTACACCCCCCGCGTCTCGATCAGCGGCGCCGTGGTCGCTCCGGTGGTGTACGACGGCGGTGCCGATCTGGTGATCGCCGCGGCGCCCGCCGCCCTGGCGCCGGAGGCGTACGGGCCCACGGCCCTGCAGGTCGCCAGCAACCTGCGCGGAGGTGGCCGCACCAGTCCCGACGGCCTTGTCCGGGTGCGCCTTCGGCGCATCGAGCCCGCCGGTGAGGGGGCCGGCCGCCCGGTGGTGCTCGCCGAAGCGGTGCGCGATCTGAGCACGGGTGAGGTGCGCCTGAGCCGATGAGCGAACAGCCGTTCCGCCCGGCCACCCACTTCCGTCTGGAGCAGCGGCAGCTCGAGCGGTGTGGGCTGGCGTCCTGGGCGGCGCTGGCGGCGCTGGCCGATCCGGATCTGCGTCGGCTGGCGGCGGATGGCCAGGCCAGCGAACAGCGGCTGCGGCGGCTGCGAGGGCAGGCGCGGCTGATCGAGGAGGTGGGGCTGACTCCGGCCCAGGCCTCCCTGCTGCTCTATGCCGGCATCCCCGATCGCGCCGCGCTGGCCGAGGCGCGGCCCGAAACCCTGCTGCGCCAGCTGGGGCGCTTCCAGCGGCAGCTGCTCGGCCGCGATGCCCCGGCCCTGGATCTGCCCCTGGTGCTCGGCTGGATCCGCAGGGCCCGAGGCGGTCCCGGTCGCTCCCCGAACTGACCCTGCTCCCGCCTAGCGTGCTGTGGCGCCTTCCTGAAATGGAGGCACCTTCGGAGGGGCTGCGATGCCACGCCGTCTTCTTCTGAGTCGTCCCTCTTCCTCAGGGCCGCCCCGGTCCACCGCCGCCGTCACCGTGCCTCTGCTGCGCCTGGCTTCAGCCGCCGGTCTGGCTCTGCTGGTCGCGTTCGCTCCGGCAGCGGGTGTGCAGGCCGCTTCGCCACTCCTGGAGACGGTCAAGCAGAACCCGGCGCTGGCCCGGCAGATGTGCGCCCGCTTCAAGCAGCTCAACGCTGAGGGCCAATCGGCCACGTCGCCCCAGTCGATCGCCGCCGTCGCTGCCGCTCAGGGCCTCAGCCCAATGGATGCGGAGGTGCTGATCACCTATGTGATCGGTCTGAACTGTCCGGACGTGCGCTGAATGGGGCCGGCGCCGCCCCGCCCGCATCGGCGCGATCTGTGGATGGCCTGCCCCGATGGCATCCGCCTGGCCACCCGCGTCTGGTCCCCCCAGGGCGAAGGGCCCTGGCCGCTGCTGCTGATGCGCCAGCCCTATGGCCGCGCCATCGCCTCCACCGTCACCTACGCCCACCCCAGCTGGTATGCGAGCCAGGGTTTTCTGGTGGTGGTGCAGGACGTGCGCGGCCGCGGCGACTCGGAGGGGCAGTTCGGCGGCTTCGCCCAGGAGGCGGCCGACGGAGCGGCGGCGGTGCGCTGGTGCCGCAGCCTCGAGGGCGGCAACGGCCGAGTGGGCTGCTATGGCTTCTCGTATCAGGGACTCAGCCAGCTGCTCAACAGCGGCGCAGCGGCCGGCCCCCGCGGTGGGCTCGACGATCCCCTGCCCGATTGCCTGGCGCCGGCGATGTGCGGCGTCGACGAGCGCCTGCACTGGGCCGGCGAGGGCGGAGCGCACTGGTGGAGCCTGGGCCTGGGCTGGGGTCTGCAGCTGGCGGCTGAGGGCTGCCGCCGCCGCGGTGACCGTGACGGCTGGCGCCGGATCCGTCGCGCCCTCGAGAGCGGCACCTATCTGGAGGAGGGACTCGAGCTCCTCCAGCACCATGATCCCGGCGGCATGGGCCTGGAATGGCTGCAGCTGGATCCGTCGGACCCCGCCGGCTGGCGGGTCCACACCCCCGACGACGCCCTGCTGCGCCGGCCCCTGCTGCTGATCGGTGGCTGGCACGATCCCCACCTCAACGGGGTGCTCGACCTGTTCGGCCGCAGCCTGGCGGCCGGTGGGAGGCCGCGGCTGTGCATCGGCGCCTGGAGCCACCTCGACTGGTGCGGCGGCCTCGACCGGCTGCAGCTGGCCTTCTTCCAGCACCATCTCGGCGGAGGCGACACGCGTCGCGTCGATGCCGGACCGGCTGATCCTCTGCGGACCTCCGTGCCATCCCCGGACTGGTTGGCGACGTCCGATGCGGGGGGCGGCGTGAGGCTGCAGTGCCCCCGCAGCGGCATCTGGAGCGGTGAGGCCGGCGGTGAAGCGCGAGGCGCCGCGGGCTGGCGGCTCGCCAGCGATGGGCTGGCGGCGATCCGCGCTGACGAAGGCCGTCTGATGCCATCCAGGCCCGGCGGCGAGGAGGGGAAGGGAGGCGGCTGGCTCACCCTGGTGCATGACCCCTGGCGGCCGGTGCCGTCCCGCGGCGGCCATCTGGGGCCGTCACCCGGCCTGGTGGAGCGCTCCGATCTGGATGGCCGCGCAGATGTGGCCTGTTTCGAGACGGAACCCCAGGTGTGTCCGCTGCGTCTCTGCGGCAGGCCGCGGCTGCGGCTCGAGGCCGGGGCTGACCAGCCGGGGTTTGACCTGTGGGCCTGTCTTTCGGTTGTGCAGGCCGATCAACGGGTGCTGCAGCTGAGCACCGGGGTGTGCCGGGTGCTGGGGGATCGTGCCCAGGCGCTCCAGCCCAGGGAGCTGGCCCTGCAGCCTCTGACGGTGGAGCTGGCCGCCGGTGAGCGGCTGCGGTTGTCGCTGGCCGGCGCCGCCTGGCCGGCGATCGCGGTGAATCCAGGGGACGGCTCCCCGCCTCGCGGAGGCAGCGGGCCCGATCACCGCATCATCAGCATCGACCTGTCGCTCGAGACAGCGCGTTTCTGGCTCGAACCGCTGCTGCCGCCACAGATTGGGGCAAACTGAGCCGACTTCCACTGCCGGCCATGCCCCGCCCGACGGCCCTGTTTCGCCCGTTCGCTCCGTGCAGCAGGTCTGCCGGCAGTCTCGCGCTCTCTCTGATCACGGCTCTGCTCAGCCTGCAGGCCATCCCGGCCGGCGTCCGCGCCCAGACGGCCGCAGGCCCCGCACCGGCGGTCTCGCCCCAGCCCACCGCGGCCATGGCGGAGCAGGCGGCCCGTCAGGCGGCGGACCGGATCCTCACGGCTGTGCGGAACCGTGATGCCAATGCCTATTTCGCGTTGCTCGCCCCTGACTCCCAGCGCGTCAGCAGCCCGGTGATGGCGGCCCGGGCGCTGCAGCGTCTGCCCCAGCTGCAGAGCTGGAGCATCAGTGAGGTCGTCCCTGGGCTCGATTCCAACAGCGTCAGCGCCCAGCTGCAGACCAGCCGGGGGCCCCGCTCGGTGCTGCTGGTCATTGATGGCGAGGGCCGGCTCGAGGGCTACCACGTCAACGCCAGCGATGCCAAGGCGGAGGATGTGGTGCGAGCCTTCATGCAGGCTCTCAGCAATGGTTATTTCGTCACCGCCAGCAGCTTTCTGAGCGAGCGCGTGCGCGAGGAGATCCCGGCGCCGGTTCTGCAGCGCAAGTGGCTGGCACTGCAGACGCTGACCGGCCAGTTCCGGCGTGTCCGATCGATCTCCAGAGCCGAGAGTAATGACCAGATGAAGCTGGTGATCGTGAGCACGCAGTTCAATCGGCTGACCGATAATCTCTTTGTGATTCTCGACGGAGAGAATCAGATCATCGGCGTCGATTTTCCCGACGCGCCCACCCCGCCTCGCGCCGCCACCCCCTGACTGCGGCGGCGGCCTTGGGGTTCTGATCCTCATCGCCTCGGCGGTCTGACCGGGTGCGTCTCGGGTTGCGCGTCATCGGCAGCATCCGGGGCGGATCTCGGCTCAGCCGGCGTAGGCTCCGCTGCAGCCTTTGCACCCCTGCCTCCATGGCCGCATCCCGTCTCGATTGGATGGTCGACGACGCCCAGAGGCTGGCGGAATGCCGCCACGACCATCCTTTCGCGGTGCTGGGGTCCCAGGTGAGCGAAGCCGGCCAGCCGCTGGTGCGCGTCTGGATGCCCGATGCCGAGCGGGTGGAGCTTCTGGTCGGCGATCAGGTGCTGCCGATGGAGACCCCGAATCACCCCTGGGTGTTCGAGGCGGAGCTCTCCCACGACCCCGGCTGCGGCTATCGCGTGCGGGTGCAGCGCGGTGGCATCGAGCATGAGCAGCACGATCCCTGGGCCTTCCGTCATGAGTGGATGGGGGAGCTCGATCGCCATCTGTTCGCCGAAGGCAACCATCACCACATCTGGCGCCGCATGGGCGCCCATGTGGTGGAGCATGACGGCGTGGCCGGCGTGCAGTTCTGCCTCTGGGCCCCCAATGCCCGCAGCGTGGCGGTGCTCGGTGATTTCAACAGCTGGGATGGGCGACACCATCCGATGCAGAGCCGTCTGGGCGGTTGCTGGGAGTTGTTCATTCCGGGCCTGAAACCGGGAACGATCTACAAGTACGAGGTGCGGGCCCAGAATGGGCACTGCTATCCGAAAAGCGATCCCTACGCCTTCCAGGCGGAGGTGCGCCCCAACCACGCTTCCGTGGTGGCCGAGATGGGGCGCTACAGCTGGGGTGATGGCGAGTGGATGCACCAGCGGGACCAGCGGAACCCGCTCGAGCAGCCGGTTTCCGTGTACGAGATGCATCTGGGCAGCTGGATGCATGCCAGTGCCGATGAGCCCTACATCGAGCCCGATGGCACGGCGCGCCCTCCTGTGCCGGCCGCCGATCTCAAGCCTGGAGCGCGTCTGCTCACCTATCCCGAGCTGGCCGACCGGGTG
It contains:
- a CDS encoding dihydroneopterin aldolase — protein: MGSAAAPCDAIHVQGLRLWAHVGVLDHERLLGQWFELEFWLGGDLSQAAAGDDLSTSYDYVTAIEALRQLSRTLVCQTLEHFSDRVLTTLEGLYGPIPIRLELRKCHAPIAGFDGTVSVCRQRRWP
- a CDS encoding glutamate-5-semialdehyde dehydrogenase, yielding MAAVPDPSPELLQRAAAVRRAAMDLGQRSDAERRHALEAMAEALAADAEAILAANAADLQAAADEGLAPALVARLKLDAAKLSGAIEGVRQVAALPDPLGRRQLHTELDSGLVLERMSVPLGVLGVIFEARPDAVMQIASLAIRSGNGALLKGGREASRSCAAILNALKRGLEGTAVDPSCLELLTSRQESLALLKLDGLVDLIIPRGSNALVRFIQDNTRIPVLGHADGICHLYVDAAADLPQALRIAIDSKTQYPAACNAIETLLLHRSIAPAFLREAIAAFAAAGVELRGDAEACALGVPHPAAEEDWSTEYSDLILSVKVVDDLEAALAHIGRYGSRHTDAICTTDEQAAERFLAAVDSAGVYLNCSTRFADGFRYGFGAEVGISTQTLPPRGPVGLEGLVTYRYRLRGEGHIAADYASGERRFTHRALPL
- a CDS encoding ROK family protein, encoding MSSPLEPSASPVVQASATDQAAVAEAEGATELIGVDLGGTAIKLGRFDRLGTLLAEAEVPTPKPAMPGAVSVVIAEAIDALDPDQRAGLVGIGLPGPTDAAARIARISINLPGWVDVPLADWLEPRLERRVTLANDANCALVGEAWRGAARGCEDTILLTLGTGVGGAILLGGELFTGHGGAAGELGLIGLDPDGPACRSGNRGSLEQHCSISGLARLSPLEPPELSRLAAAGDPEAQAVWDRYGQLLGIGLSSLIYVLTPRRVLIGGGLSAAFDHFLPALRRELEERVLAVSREGVEIRPCALGNGAGRLGAARLALQRLG
- a CDS encoding translocation/assembly module TamB domain-containing protein, with the protein product MKGLPGNRLSVSLSPPWRRAALAGAGLAGLTALVIGSDRLLERIYESWRPRLERQVGRIMGRPLRLGPYQGIGPDGLRVGASSFLPGPQDGSTAAVRSLRLLVNPLASWQRRQLVLDFSLTGARADLRPNREGQVWVLGQLPPGGEPPPIELHFRLLKPGDLALHGLGSQPAPLRLKMAGQVGVLPRQRRLDGRVRTWLPGTAGSALLTGGGSWKQRLWGIDVVAEQLSLEPLLRWLPRSVKLEGRTDGRLRLGLDQGRFRCNGTLQVRGVRWRQSGLTGPIEGERLPVSCADSRLTVASSPWRYGRWGGQVSAVLNGDRSLAVRLRARPPASAGRPVGDLRALLRGRWQEGALRGTRVDLETGASRLQAQGTLGRAVDLAGWWRLDPADLPALQRLPDWLGRQPIAGRFSLSGPLGSPELQIATRLHAQPLVGPLEASLQWSRGQLVLQRLEAAHLSARATLPLRSHQGRGLEAGALEAWVDLRDFPLASLGPLLGTRLQGRLDARGSLRGPLSALVPDLSLAVRNPAAGPLGLQESWSGRLQGTGGGGGLLLLEALNPGLDGKISARLDRRWLPTQVELERNGGTLTLNGAPRLYHWQASGLPLHGLELLLTGARPPQPLAGLLTGRGQLGLQPLAFNGRVELQKPGFFGLGGRSLTADLRYSTRQYALRGTVQPLSGGTIDAELSGQWRGPFHARFQARGLSSLLFQEMARAWDRWRGLPVPSRGRAGDLGEQAIATLGMTLQDQIAALDAARERLQAWEEQQQRASRAERLARLQMRVDADLVLQGPDLRRARADLDGRGHLWLSQEDRDLSLARDPFTVRLEGPLSAGGGSFSISGLTLSLLSLLTPVPDSLRGYLSVTGRYRLGRRRPELALELSLDQAALAGRGLRLERGLLELEDKGLQMDLALQAEGASSTVDLSGLLPLEASSDALELRLASRGDGLRFLTDLVGRAITWRKGSVDLRLLVRGSLLDPIANGFLRFREGEYDFIGQTLQGVEATVLFDFQQLLVQELRARVGRHGQLSGEGRLGLVRPLADAPSLALQLKEVPFSLERIKAVANGRLELGGSLAEPVLGGRVAISHGVINAQPGQLARVETRAGQATPAAPATPAGPDAPGQPRAGTSPSRVSAANPGPGAGSAALAMAPAKQAGSRSRRLAAAAAAPTPSAETSAAPASAPQAPPTQPAPPPASGSSTDRGRAGSGGGGGGGGSVQPTSMNELLQRQWDFRQPLLLLGPDVESTTNLSLQEAIPNLPWLRFENLRLAFGPELRMVIPNIANFTTGGALRISGRLDPSLRASGVVRLLKGRLNLFTTTFSLDPDAPNVAVFTPSLGLVPYLDIALRTRIANNLTTLAPSGLGESGLQVLPGPGERDSRGGFSSFSQLNLILVTVSVSGPADRIADNLRLRSSPPLPQERLVALIGGNSLAGLQGGQAGTALATALGQSLLSPLLASLSDALGQRVSLALYPTYVNQAVASGQERFSGRVPPQLVLAGEVGLDITERLNASVLAAPNRSDVPAQINLNYKASNTWNIGVSVDTQGAWQSVLQFFLRF
- a CDS encoding DUF2518 family protein; translated protein: MSADPFLFLAGQWLGAASGLLALLTAAGFALRWGIRFRLVGVTSFTALLAVSCLAFAISYTPRVSISGAVVAPVVYDGGADLVIAAAPAALAPEAYGPTALQVASNLRGGGRTSPDGLVRVRLRRIEPAGEGAGRPVVLAEAVRDLSTGEVRLSR